One window of Littorina saxatilis isolate snail1 unplaced genomic scaffold, US_GU_Lsax_2.0 SUPER_6_unloc_1, whole genome shotgun sequence genomic DNA carries:
- the LOC138954144 gene encoding ribonuclease H-like: MIADHYPEETWIHAYTDGSATDAVRDGGAGVLVRYPEGEAQTASIPTGLHCTNFSAEVQALKTAATIVDGSDDKCPQVVFLTDAMSTLQALSANKETELNNALQQVAQNRRVVLQWVPAHCDLAGNEAAEKLAKEGASKE; encoded by the coding sequence ATGATTGCAGACCACTACCCTGAAGAAACGTGGATCCACGCCTACACTGATGGGTCAGCCACTGATGCTGtgagagatggaggagccggcgtCCTAGTTCGGTACCCAGAGGGAGAGGCACAAACAGCGAGCATTCCCACAGGTTTGCACTGCACCAACTTTAGTGCAGAAGTACAGGCCTTGAAGACAGCAGCCACAATAGTTGACGGATCAGACGATAAATGTCCTCAGGTCGTCTTTCTGACAGATGCAATGTCAACACTCCAAGCTCTGTCTGCCAACAAAGAAACTGAGCTCAACAACGCCCTCCAACAGGTTGCTCAGAACCGAAGGGTCGTGCTTCAGTGGGTGCCAGCTCATTGTGACCTAGCAGGAAACGAGGCTGCAGAAAAACTTGCCAAGGAAGGTGCCTCAAAGGAATAG
- the LOC138954145 gene encoding uncharacterized protein translates to MRNLAGTNWGASEKTLKTLYEGTVRPQLEYGAPAWSSACKSNLQALDFVQNQALRILTGAMRSTPIKTMESLTGVQPLITRRDTKTLIQAEKYKSLPKHPMNSRMEKPIRNRLKRSSFVHQSRSLKRQYLPHLPESTMPLDATGTCPTPW, encoded by the coding sequence ATGAGAAATCTGGCTGGAACAAACTGGGGTGCCAGTGAGAAGACCCTGAAGACACTGTATGAAGGCACGGTGAGACCCCAACTTGAATACGGAGCCCCAGCCTGGTCAAGCGCTTGCAAATCCAACCTGCAAGCTCTGGACTTTGTCCAGAATCAAGCACTCCGTATCCTGACGGGAGCAATGAGGTCAACTCCAATCAAGACCATGGAGTCCCTGACAGGAGTCCAACCTTTGATCACTCgaagagacacaaagacactcaTTCAAGCAGAGAAATACAAAAGCCTACCAAAGCACCCAATGAACAGCAGAATGGAAAAACCTATCAGGAACAGGCTGAAACGCTCAAGCTTTGTGCACCAAAGCAGAAGCCTCAAGCGACAGTACCTACCCCACCTGCCGGAAAGCACTATGCCGCTCGATGCCACAGGAACATGCCCAACACCTTGGTAA